TTTTTTCTAAATTAAGCACCGTTCATTATTGAAACCACATGCAATTAAGCGATTTAGCCCTAACAGAGTACGGCAAAATCCAAAGGAATGATCTTGGTATCCTCCCAAAATCAATCAAGATTCACAAAAAAAGGATGAGTATTTAGGGAATGATATGTTCTCTCACATGGTCAAAGTCAATGCTTAAAGCAGTGAGATCTGATAAAACGGAAAGGTCACATGACATATGTACCCTGAGACTTAACACCCGTCATACGCAATCACATAATAAACACATGTGTCATGATCTCCTGCACCTGATCTCGAGGATACTAATTGTAATATTGATTATATGAGCAGGTTCCATATACGACACTAGACAGCAGGATCCAGCAAGAAATTTAACATGAACAAAAACATTATCCTAGAATTTTTTTAAAAAGATTGTGGTGATCGCACGTCCATGACTTATATAGTTTACTGCTTTATGAAGATTGGTATCAAAAGTTATGAACTAAAAGACAATAAGAGAAACAAAAGAAAGTCTTGGTTGTTCACTCAAGGCACTAATCATTACAGACAGTAAAGATACTTATTTGAGCAAAAGCCAGCTAAACAGATCACATGAACAAGTACATCGTTACGCAAAAAAGAACATGTACATCAGTACAACAGAGTCGAGAACTAACGAACTGGTTACAGAGCAGTTATTACTATTTACGTGGCCATTTGCGTTTTTCTTTACAACCCGGCCACAATGGGCCTAGATTGGGTCTTTTATGGACTATTATGGGCCACAAATCATTAGTCAACTGAACCCACAAATGACAAAACGATCTAAGATAATACGCACAAGAAGCTGAAAGATGGAAAATTTCTACTAAACCGAGTTTGAGCACAGAGGAATTAAAACCATAAGCAAACATAGTTTAGAATAAGACACTGGTAAATGTAACGAAACATTTAAAATGTTTTTGAACAGAGTAAGAGGATGATTGTTTGTTTGCATCACATGGCCATTGGTTCAGGACCAGCAGCGTTCAGGATGTCTAACAAGGAGTTCTGGGGCTCCAACTCCTCGTGCCAAAGCTGCAACTTATCCCCAGGGTAGAAGTTTCTGGTCACTCCCTCTGAGTTTATCTGTTCAAAAAAACATCAAAACAAGTTTTATTAACTAAGTTATATAAGTTAAGCTTGAGAGAGTTATGGTCAGCGAGAGATCTTACTATGACAGTCCGTACAACACCTCCACTAGCTCCATCACGGGCTATGGCTAGTGAAACCGCCTTCACAACAAGTTGCTGCAAAATACAATAACAAGGATCAGTTACAGCACAAATGGGGGTTCGTGAGATTTTTGTTTATGCATATATAATCTTTACCTCGGCTTCTTCTTTGGTCATGTTTTCTTTCCACGCCTGATCAAAGAACCCGTAAAGGTAACTAGAGCCAGAGCCTAACACAAACACACACGATTCCACTAGTTATTAGCAGGAAAGCTAAGTCACGTATAAGCAAATAGCAAAGAGAACTTAAACAAATAGATCTGTGCCAAAACCCAAAGGCCATAAGACGCAGAAGGATTAAGATTTTACCTCCAATAGCAAACGGTTGCTCAACTACAGTTCCACCGAGAGGAATCCCGTAGATCTTGCCGCCTTCATACTTATCCCAGCCACCAACTATGAGGCCAGTTTGCAGCATGTTCTGCCAAACAAATACATACAATGCTTCAGTCAACAAATCCAAATAATCAAAACAGGGAATAACCATACAATAACGCACTGGATGTGCATTTCTGTTAAAAAAACAAAGATAGATATGACTTAGTACAGAGAACTAAGATCGTAGGATATACACATATACATACATCTTGACCACTGGATAATGTAGCATTTAGAACATAAACTTTCTACATTTCCATTTAAAAATATTATTTCTCCAGACTAAAGAACAATCATTCATTCTTCATATATACTAGCAACCTAGCTAGGACATGTAACATCAATATCAAACTTTCTATGGCCCCCAAAGTCATAAAGCAATGAAACGTAAGCAAGTTGCCATGTTTACAAGGGCAGACTTATGTACAGCATGCTTTCTCTACAAGAAACGACCCTCAGTAGAAACAACACACACATTTCCCCACTAAAGAAGCTGCAAGCTTTAGAAAAGCTAGTATACCTTGTTATTATATGCGAGCATCCTGATAAGGTTGGCTGAGACCTTTACAGTGGCAGGCTGTCCGAGCTGGATTCTGAAAGCCATAAGCAAACGATTGATCTTATCTCCAAGTACATATGACAACATTAAAAATCAAGTAATTTAATTACTTCGAATAAAGGGAAGAAGGAAACACTCACGTATGCTGGTGAAGGAAGTAGCGGACATAGTCCGATACAACCTGAGAATCAGCAGCCTGCAAAAGAAACAAGAAACCTAGTAAGCAAAAAACTTTCGATAAGACATAGATAAACAAATCAGAAATAGACTCTCCACAGTGCCCCCACTGCGAAGGGAACCGCTTCAAGGATGCACTGACCATTTGGCTTGCATCACGCTGATACAATCTCTACTCAAATTTTATCCTTTTTTTGGGTTTATTATCTTAGCTACATGACAGATATTAGCTTTCCTATGATGCAGTTTTTGTTAAAAAGGTTTTTTTTTTTTTATTTAAATATAATTTAACATTCATTAAAAAAAAATAAACATCTGAGCAAGCAAAAGAGTCTTTTCACAAAAAAAAACGAGACATTACCGAACCAGAACGGCAGACGTAGACATTGTCGGTGAGTTGTGTGATCTTGTCTGAAGCCCGATTAGCCACGTACATCCCTGCGCGAGTAATAATAACAGATCCCAATTTAATCAGCTTTTCTAAAAATACTTTCCCCAAATAGAACAATCGAACGAAAGCTCAGCTTAAAGACAAACTCAATTAACAGAATAAACCCTAGAAGAAGAGTAGAGAAGAGGAGTCTCACCGGTGCTGGTACGTGAGTCAGCTCCGAGAACGACGCCTCCGTTGTAAGTGACGCCGATGATGGTCGTTCCCATTGAGTGCGGCGCATCGAGATTGAGATCCATCGTTATAGAATTCGAAACTTCTGTGAGACGAAAAGAATCGCTAAGTTAGAGTTCGCGACTCAAAATCTCAGATTACGGTGAACTGACTTAATCCCCAAGTCGGGTTCTCTTCTTTTTTTTTTTTTTTTTTTTCGGGTGCAGTTTTCTGGGCCGTGATAGAAACGTTATTTACTCAAAAGTTCAAGCTCTAACTGTCCTCGTGGACCTTTCAATTACAAGCCCAACACTTAAATAAAGTTAAATAAAATACTTATTTTATATATTTTATA
This sequence is a window from Brassica oleracea var. oleracea cultivar TO1000 chromosome C1, BOL, whole genome shotgun sequence. Protein-coding genes within it:
- the LOC106342318 gene encoding proteasome subunit beta type-6, which translates into the protein MDLNLDAPHSMGTTIIGVTYNGGVVLGADSRTSTGMYVANRASDKITQLTDNVYVCRSGSAADSQVVSDYVRYFLHQHTIQLGQPATVKVSANLIRMLAYNNKNMLQTGLIVGGWDKYEGGKIYGIPLGGTVVEQPFAIGGSGSSYLYGFFDQAWKENMTKEEAEQLVVKAVSLAIARDGASGGVVRTVIINSEGVTRNFYPGDKLQLWHEELEPQNSLLDILNAAGPEPMAM